The stretch of DNA ATGCTGCCGGGCCTGGACGGCTACGGCGTGCTGCGTGCACTGCGTGCGCGCAAGCAGACGCCGGTGATCATGCTCACCGCCCGCGAGCGCGTCGAAGACCGCATCCACGGCCTGCGCGAAGGCGCCGACGATTACCTGGGCAAACCCTTCTCGTTCCTCGAACTGGTCGCCCGGCTGCAGGCCCTGACCCGCCGCACCAGCAGCCACGAGCCGTTGCAGATCCAGGTCGGCGACCTGTGGATCGACCTCATGGCGCGCAAGGCCAGCCGCGCCGGCCAGCGCCTGGAGCTGACCGCCAAGGAATTCTCGCTGCTCAGCGTGCTGGCTCGGCGCCAGGGCGAAATCCTCTCCAAGACCGCCATCGCCGAGCTGGTCTGGGACATCAACTTCGACAGCGACGCCAATGTCGTCGAAGTGGCCATCAAGCGCCTACGCGCCAAGCTCGACGGGCCGTTCGACAACAAGTTGCTGCACACCATCCGAGGCATGGGCTATGTCCTGGAAAACCGTGCCGCTTAATTCCATCGCCCTGCGCCTGTCGACGCTGTTCATCCTGGTGGCGCTGGGGGTGTTCGTGCTGATCGGTTCGGCGCTGTATCGCCAAGTCGACCGCAGCCTCGACCTGCTGCCGGCAGCGGAACTGGATGCGCGCTTCAGCGTGCTCGAGTCCACCCTCAACCGCTTCGGCACACCTGAGCACTGGGCCAAGATCAACAACAAGCTCAACCTGCTCAGCGAGGAAGACAAGCGCATCCGTTTCTGGGTGGTCAGCAGCAACCCGGCCTACGAATACGGCCACCCCAGCGAACTGGTCCGCGCTTTTGGCGAAGGCCCGCAAGGCATGCGCGACCTGCGCCTGCCTGACCGCCTCTACCCCTACAAGGTGCTGGTCAGCGAACTGCCGGCTCTGGGCGAGCGCCCGCCGCTGCGCTTTTTGATCGGCATCGATACCGAAACCTTCTGGCAAGCCCAGCACAGCTTGCTGGTGGCCATTGTCGGCCTGGCTGTGCTCGGAGTGCTGCTGGCTTCGATTCTGGGTTACTGGGTAGCGCGCATTGGCCTGCGGCCGCTGCTGGCGCTGTCCGTCGAGGCCCAGGCGCTGGCGCCGCCACGCCTGGACGGGCGCCTGCAGACAGCGGACCTGGCGCCGGAACTGGCGCAGTTCGCCGGTGCATTCAACGCCGCGCTGGACCGGGTCAGCCAGGCCTATTCACGGCTGGAAGCGTTCAATGCCGACGTCGCCCACGAACTGCGCTCGCCATTGACCAACCTGATCGGCCAGACCCAGGTCGCCCTCACCCGTGGGCGCAGCGCCGAGCATTACTTCGAAGTGCTGCAATCGAACCTCGAAGAGCTGGAGCGCCTGCGCAGCATCATCAACGACATGCTGTTCCTCGCCAGCGCCGACCAGGGCAGCAAAGCCACCGCCCTGACCCAGGCCTCTCTGGCCGAAGAGGTGGCCACCACCCTCGATTACCTGGACTACATCCTCGAAGACGCCCAGGTCAGCGTCACCGTCAGTGGTGATGCCCAGGCGCCCATCGAAAAGGCCCAGTTGCGCAGGGCCTTGATCAACCTGCTGAACAACGCCGTGCAGCACACGGCGCCGAACCAGGTGATCGAGGTGCAGATCGAGGCTGGGCCGGAA from Pseudomonas putida encodes:
- a CDS encoding heavy metal response regulator transcription factor — its product is MRVLIIEDEEKTADYLHRGLTEQGFTVDLARDGIDGLHLALEGDYAVIVLDVMLPGLDGYGVLRALRARKQTPVIMLTARERVEDRIHGLREGADDYLGKPFSFLELVARLQALTRRTSSHEPLQIQVGDLWIDLMARKASRAGQRLELTAKEFSLLSVLARRQGEILSKTAIAELVWDINFDSDANVVEVAIKRLRAKLDGPFDNKLLHTIRGMGYVLENRAA
- a CDS encoding heavy metal sensor histidine kinase gives rise to the protein MSWKTVPLNSIALRLSTLFILVALGVFVLIGSALYRQVDRSLDLLPAAELDARFSVLESTLNRFGTPEHWAKINNKLNLLSEEDKRIRFWVVSSNPAYEYGHPSELVRAFGEGPQGMRDLRLPDRLYPYKVLVSELPALGERPPLRFLIGIDTETFWQAQHSLLVAIVGLAVLGVLLASILGYWVARIGLRPLLALSVEAQALAPPRLDGRLQTADLAPELAQFAGAFNAALDRVSQAYSRLEAFNADVAHELRSPLTNLIGQTQVALTRGRSAEHYFEVLQSNLEELERLRSIINDMLFLASADQGSKATALTQASLAEEVATTLDYLDYILEDAQVSVTVSGDAQAPIEKAQLRRALINLLNNAVQHTAPNQVIEVQIEAGPEQVCIAVSNPGPAIEDAHLPLLFERFYRVDAARSNSGGGNHGLGLAIVKAIALMHGGEVFVRSAAGANTFGMRLPILKPA